The DNA window GTGCTCTCCTTCGACCGCGCGTCGGTCACCGTCGAGGAGCTGGAGATCTCCGGTCGTCCGGTGGCGATGGGCCTCGATCCGGTGGGCGTCCCCTGGCTCGTCACGGGCAGGGCGGTGCTACGTCGGCACGCCGGCCTCGCGAATGCCTCCTGGCGCGTCTACTTCCAGCAGGACGTCGGGGCACCTCCCTTGCTCGCGATCGGCTTCACTGCCGAGGGGGCCTGCGTCGTCGATGCCGCCGGACACGGTGCGGTCATCATCCCGCGCGACATCGCAGCGTGGCGCAGAGGCCCTTTGCCAGGCGTGCCTTCCAAGGTGGAGGTCCCGCCGGCGCTCCCTGGCACCCACTCCCCTCTGGGTCACCCGCCCCGCGCCTGACCTCGGGAACTGCACGTGCCCCTCGATCTCTCCACCCCGGTGCGACGCTTCCTCTCGCTGCCCGAAGCGCAGCGCGTTCTCGGCCCCTACCGACTGAAACGCCAGCTCGGTCGCGGGGGCTTTGCTCCCGTGTGGCTCGCCGAGGAGGTCTACGGAGACACGACGCTCCGGCTCGCGGCGGTGAAGCTCTTCGGCCTCGATGCCCGGCGCGAAGGGGAGCCCCCCGAAGCCGACCGCGCGATCATCGACGAAGCACGGCGCCTGTGCCAGGTCGAGCACCCCAACATCGTCCGGTTCTATGCCTTGCCCATCGACGAGGCGCGCGGCGTCGCCGGCCTCGCCATGGAATACATCGCGGGCGAGTCGCTGAGCGACCGGCTCCGCGACATGGGGCCGCTGCCTGTGGCCGAGGTGCTGGAGCTCGGCGCCGCGATGGCCTCGGCGCTCGCCGCCGTCCACGCCGCGGGGCTCGTGCACCGTGACCTCTCTCCCACGAACATCCTGATCGCCTCGTCGCTCTTGCTCGGTGGTTCCGGCGCCTGCAAGCTCATCGACTTCGGCATCGCGGCCGCCCTCCCCCAGAGCCGTATCCTGGATGGTGGTGCAACGGCCGCGTGGGCGCGAGAGCTCCTTCTCGGCACCGACTTTCCCGAGGCGCTGGGGGGCACGGCGCTCAGCGCGCTCCCTGACGCCGTGCAGCTCGGACCCGAAGAGATAGCCGACCTTGCCGGCCCTCTCACCCGGGTGGGGGGCAAACTCGGCTACGTCGACCCCGTCTGCTGGCGCGAGATGCGCCCCGCCACCATGGCCAGCGATCTGTATGGCCTGGCCGCCGTCCTGTTCGTGTGCCTCACGGGGCGCATCCCCGCTGCCGGGACGGGCACCCTCCGTGGGGACGTCCTCGAAGGCAGAGCGCGCGCGCCACGCCTCACCGAGGTCCTGCCGGGGGCCCCGCCCGAGCTGGAGCGCCTTCTCGACACGCTCCTCGATCCCGATCCTGCGAAGCGTCCCCACTCCGCCGAGCTGGTGGCCATCGAACTGGAGCGCCTGCGCGGATCGCTGGGCACCCGCGTCACGGCGCTGCCGCCCGAGGAGGAAGGTCCCTTTCGCGGCCTCGAGCGGTTCGAACTTCAGCACCGCGACATCTTCTTCGGTCGACGGGTCGAGATTGCCGCCACCATCGAGGCGCTGCGCTCGAACGGTCTCGTCTCTCTGCTCGGCCCCTCGGGCAGCGGCAAGAGCAGCCTGGCGCGTGCCGGCGTGCTCCCGGCGGTCACCGACGGCGCGCTCGGTGGGCCGCGTCGCTGGGACGCGGCCGCGATCACGCCAGGGCCCGATCCTCGCAATGCCCTCGCGGCGGCCCTGTTTCATGTGGGCCTCGACGTCTCTCGCTCCCCGGTCGACGTCGCGACGGACATGGTCGCCTGGAGCCAGCGTGAAGGGAGAGGCCTCGTCCTGCTCGTCGATCAGCTCGAGGAGCTCTCCACGCTCGCCGGCAGCAGCTCGGCGCACGTGGAGAGCCGCGTCTGGCTCATCGAGCTCCTGTCACGCCTGGGCGAGCGCCCCTTGCCTGGCATACGCGTGCTCGTCACGGCACGGCGAGACCTCCTCGACCCGCTGCTTGCCCACGCGGCCCTCGGCCGCGCGCTGCTCCGCGGCGCCGTCCTCGTCTCGCCGATCGAGGACGCCGCCTGGGGGGAGGTGATCGACGCAGCGCTCGGCAGCTACGGTTACACCTTCGAGGACGCCGCGCTCCGCCGCGAACTCCTCGCAGCGCTCAAGGGCTCTGCGCGCGCCATGCCTCTCGTCGAGTTCGCGATGACCCGGCTCTGGTCCGAGCGCGACCAGGAGCGCCGCCAGCTCACCCGCGAAGGCATGCGCGCCGTCGGCGGGATCGCCGGTGCGCTCCAGCGCTACGCGGAAGCGACCTTCGAACGGGCCGAGGCCGCGGGGCTCCCGACGCCCCTGCTGCGTCGCCTTCTCCTCGCCCTGGTCACGCTCGATGGGACCCGCGCGACCCGCTCGATCGAGTTCCTCGTCGAGCTCGGTGCAGGGGACGAGGCCGACGTGCGCGCGGCCATCACCCTCCTGGAGCGGGCTCGTTTGCTCGTGCGTGAGCGAGACGGTGTCGCCCTCGCCCACGACGCGCTTCTCACCCAGTGGGAGCGCCTCCGCGCCTGGCTCGCCGACGTGCAGCACGACCGCCTCCTCGCCGAGCGGCTGGAGCGTGCTGCGACGCACTGGGCCGAAGAGGCTTCGGACGACGACCTGCTCTGGCGCGGGCGCAGCCTCACAGCCGCACACGAGCTCGCGCGCCGTGGGAGCGTCACCCTGAGCCTCACGGGCAGCCGCTTCCTCTCCGCGGCGCTGCGCGGCCGCACCCGACGTCGCCTCGCCGCGGGCGTCCTCTTCGCGGCCTTCAACGCCGCCCTGATCGGCGGCATCGGGCGTTACATCATCGACATCCGCGAAGAGAAGGAGCGCGCCCTCGCCGGAGAGAGCCGCGCCCTCGAGGCCGAGCACGGTGCTCTCGCCCAGAAGGAGCAGGCGCTGGCACACCAGGCCCTCGCCGAGCGCACCCGATCCGAGCTCGCCGTGCTCAAGAAGAGCGCCGACGAGGAGCGTTTCCGTTACTACAGCGCCTTGCGCAGCCTGGCCGAAGCGCTCGCGAGCAAGGAGAGCGCCGAGAGCCTGTTGAAGCAGCTCCAGCAGCGCCCCAAGGAGCCCTCCGAGGTCCCCCCGCCGGCGGGGATCCCTCGCCTTCCACCCGATCAGACGCTTCTCGAGCAGGTCGAGGCGCTCATCCCGGAGACGCCGACCGCGCCGGCCCCCGTCGGGATCGAGGAGCGTCAGGACCCAGGCCTGTTCAACCTCGGCGCCGCCTACGCTGCACTCCACGATGGCGCTCAGCGCGCGCGTGCTTGCCGCGGCGCCGACGGGACACAGCGTCTCCTCCGGCTCGGCGTCGTCTTCGGGACGGATGGCGGCGTGGAGAACGTCACCCCTCAGAACCCAGTGCAAGACCAAGCGCTGGTGCGCTGCATCGAAGGCGCCTTCGCCGGGATCCGCGTCCCGGCATTCAAGGGCGTGCCCATCACCGCGCCGAAGACGGTCCGGCTTCGATAACGACGTCACTGGATGCGGTTCGCGCAGCGCTGGAGAGGTCTGCCGAGTCGATTCCGCGAGTCACTACCAAGGGAATCCTCTGTCAGATCTGGATGGTGAAGGGTGATGTTTGTGGCCTGGTCTACGTTTCGGTGATTGAAGCAGGAAAGCGAATACACATAGAATGGCTGTTGCTCCGACGTTTGCCGCAAATGCTGATTGCCACATCGGGCGTCATTGCATGGAGCGGTGGTTCGTCCTCATCCGAGGAGGCACCATGAGGAAGTTCTTCGCGCTGCTGGTTGCTGGCTTCACGTTGGCCGCGGGGGGTGGGTTGCACGGTGGACGCGAATGACGAAGAGGCGGCTCCGCTCTTCGAGGATCGGCTCGAAGAAGCGCGTGTCACTCGTGTCACGGAGAACATGCTCGCTGCGCTCCCTGAGGGAGAGAGGCTCCTCGTCGACATTACCAGGCCCGATACGGGCTTCATCATCGAATACCTCGACGCCTCCCTGCTCGATCGCGTGCTCGTGCGCAGCCATCGCGGTGAATACGTGCTCTCGGTGTACATGGCCTCCATGGGAATCGAGCCCAATGGAACGGCGATCCGGATCGTGCTGGCCAGTGATCCTGAACTCCAGGCAGACATCGCCCAAGGGCGCGTATTGCCAGGCACCGAACCCAGCGCGGATGGCAAGGTGATCGTCATCATTTGCGGCGAGTGTCATTCCCACGGGGAAATCATTCATTGCACCGGCTGCATCATTCTTTGAGCCGTACGTCGCCGTGAAGGCGGCTCCCCCTCCTCGGGCTCCGCACCGTTTTCCACACGTAACGTAGCTACGTGGTTTTTCGGACGTTGCTACGCAGTTTCTCGGAATGTCGCCGATCGCAGCGGAGCGAGGGCGTGGTCGACCTCGCTTCTCGGGCTGTCGTCGCGCGGCGCCGACATTGCCGACCCCGCCTTCCCCCTCCAGCGAGCTGTCTCCTTGCAGTCCCAGCATTCCCTGCCAGGCCGTGGCGTGAGGGCCTAGAAGTTGTCGCGAACGGGTCGAAGAATTATCTCTATATCGGTACAGAAGGAGACGACATGGCCGAACGGGGCCGTCCGCGTAGCTTCGATCGAGCTGTCGCGCTACGGCAAGCGATGAAGGTGTTCTGGGAGCAGGGATACGAAGGCGCGTCCCTCGGCGACCTCACGGCTGCGATGGGCATCAACCGGCCGAGCTTGTATGCAGCCTTCGGCTGCAAAGAGGCGCTCTTCCGGGAGGCCATCGAACTCTACACGCGCACAGACGGTTCGGCCACGGTGCGGGCTCTGGAGGAGCAGCCGACCGCACGTGCCGCTGTGGAGGCGGTGCTACGGGGCAGCGCGCGTGGTCACGCCAGCTCGGAGCGACCGAGCGGCTGCATGGTGGTGCTGGCGGCGAACTTGGGGGCGCCGGAGCACGAGGGCGTGCGCCGCTACCTGACCAACTGCCGCCGTGAGACCGTTCACAAGCTCTGCGAGCGACTGGAACGGGGCGTCGCCGAAGGGGAGCTGCCCAGCGACGCGGATGTTGAGGGGATCGCTGCGTTTTACGGCACGGTGCTGAATGGAATGTCGATCCAAGCGCGCGACGGTGTTCCGACAGAACTGCTCGACCGCTCCGTCGATTACGCCATGGCTGCCTGGGACGATATCGTCACCAGGCCAAAGCCGAAGCGCCGAAGAGCCCGGTGACGCTCGTGTCAGCGTCGAAGCGGGGGCTGACGTTCGCGTCGGAGGTGGGATGGGTCGGGGGGCGCCGGGATCAGGCGCTCATGTGGCTGCCTGTCGTTGAAAGCGACCCGCTGACAGCGCACGATCCGAGACGTGGGCTTCTTCGCACGCCTCCGCGACCGACTCTGGGCGCTGCTGTCGCCGGCGGAAGTGCCCGCGCTGGCGCCGGCCGTGACCGTCTCGGCGACCCCCGAACCGGCGGTACTCACCTCGCTGGCGACCGCGAAACTCAAGCGCGTCGAGCGACGACTCGAAGAAGCGGAGGCGAATGTCGAGAAGGCCATGGAGCGCGCCAGACGGGCGGAGCAACGGGCGAAGACGGCGGAAGCACGCACCGTCTCGGCAGGCGATCGTGCCCGCAAGGCGCTCCAGCGAGAGATGGAAGCCGAGACCAGGCTCACCCAGGTAGAAGAGCGCACGCGGCGCTCGGTGCAGCGCGAGAAGGAGGCCGAGGCGCGGGCGAAGGCCGCCGAGGAGCGTGCACGGTCGACGATGCCGCGCGAAGGCCCGTCGGGGGCGCGATCTCGGCGTGATCTGGACGAGCTGCCGCGTTCCAGGCCGGCGTCACGGCGGGAGCCGGCGTCGCGGACGGGGGAGGAGACGCGGCTTCGGGCTGCGGAGGAGCGCGGGCGGGGAGCCGAGGAGCGGTTGCGGGCCGCCGAGGAGCGTGCGCGAAACGCCGAGGAGCGTGCGCGGGCGCTCGAAGACCGCCTGCGCGGCGCGGAGGAGCGCGCACAGCGCGGCGAACGCAGTGCACCCGTCCACGTGGCCGAGGTGGCCTTCAGTCCGGGGGAAGGCTGCCTGGAGATGATTCGCACGCAGATCCAGCAGGCGCGACGGTCGATGGATCTGTGCGTCTTCACCGTCACGGACGATCGCCTCGCGGAAGCCATCCTCGAAGCCCATCGACGTGGCGTGAGGGTCCGGCTCATCACCGACAACGACAAGTCGATGGACGCCGGCTCGGATGTGGATCGGCTGTCACGCGCTGGCGTTCCGGTGCGGATGGATCGCACCGAGTTCCACATGCACCACAAGTTCGCGGTGTTCGACGGCCGCCTGCTGCTGACCGGAAGCTACAACTGGACCCGTAGCGCGGCCAGATACAACGAAGAGAACCTGATCGCGACGGGAGAGTCCCGGCTGGTCGAGCCCTTCGTGAGAGAGTTCGAGTCGCTGTGGAGGCGCTTCGGGCCTGCGTGAGATCGCTGGCGATCGCGCGTCGCCTCGGGCCCTGCGCGGGGCATGCGCGCGAGGAGCGTTCGTCACACGAGGAGCGCTCGTGAGGACGCTCGATCCCGCAGGCGACCGGGGGCAAGATGCCGCCATGACCTCGCAGCCGGCGCGCATCAGGTTCTACTTCGACATCATCTCCCCCTATGCCTACCTGGGTTGGACGCAGATCCACGCGCTGGCCGAGCGGGTCGGCGCGGTGGTCGACCTGGAGCCCGTGCTGTTCGCGGCGATGCTGAACCACTACGGGAACAAGGGGCCCGCCGAGGTCGCGCCCAAGCGTCTCTACCTCTTCAAGGACGTGCTGCGGCGTGCTCATCGACTCGGCGTGCCCTTCCGGTCACCGCCGCATCACCCGTTCAATCCCCTGCTGGCGATGCGGGCGGCGTCCCTCCCTCTGCCAGAGGTGTCACGCCGTCGTTTGATCGAGGGGCTGTTCAAGGCCGTCTGGGCAGAAGGCCAAGGGGTGGAGGGACCAGAGCAGCTCGGCGAGGTCGCGACGGCGGCAGGCTTGGACGGGGCGGTGATCGTCCGAGACGCGCAGGGGGCCGAGGCGAAGGCGAGGCTGCGCCGTCAGACGGAGGAGGCGCTCGCGGCAGGGGTCTTCGGCGTCCCCACCATGCTCGTGGGCGAGGAGCTGTTCTGGGGGGCCGACTCGCTGATCGAGGTGGAGGCGCACCTGCGCGGCGAGGATCCCCTCCAGCGTGAGGGCGCCGAAGCGTTTGCCCGATGGGTGGCCACCACGCCGTCGGCCCAGCGTGTCCCGAGTTGAGGCGCACCGCGCGAGCCACGCAGCCTCAGGGACCCTCGCAGACAGGCAGCACCTCAACGGCGACGGCCTCCGGCGGCGTTCCGGAGCGCATACGCGATCCCGCTCCGCAGCGAGCTGCGCGTCGTCACCCCCAGAAGCTCAGCGCCCGTCTCCACGAGTTCTCGCGCCACCTCGGGGCGCATCCCCGTGATCACCGCCTCCGCCCCGAGCAGCGCGAGGGCGCGCGCCGTGCGCACGAGGGAGGAGGCCACCGAACCACCCGTGCCCTTCATTCCCGTCACATCGAGCAGCACCACTCTCGCAGACCAGGCGCTCGCCCCGTCGAGGGCCGCGCCGAGCACGACGGCGGCGCGCGACTCGTCCATGCTCCCGATGAGGGGAATGAGCACCACGCCCTCGGCGATCGGAAGGATGGGGGCGGACAGCTCCGCGATGCGTTCCTGCTGCGCCGAGATGATCTCTTCCGTGAGGCGCGCGCGAGCCTCCTCGGCGGCCTCGCGGGCGGCAAGCTCGCGTCGCAGCTCGGCCGTGCGGCGAGCGACGGCCTCCTCCAGCCAGGCGTTCGACTCCCGCAGGTCGGCCGTGGTGGCCTCGAGCTGCTCGTAGAGGCGTGCATTCTCCATGGCGATGGCGGCCTGGGCCGTGATGGCACGCAGCGGCTCGATGCGGTCGGGCGCGAAGGCGCCTCGGGCGGCATTGTTCTCCAGGTACAGGATGCCCGCGCGCCGAGCGGCATGCGCGACCTCCATGCAGAGCACCGAGCGCGGCTTGAACCGCTCGATGAAGGGGTCGAGGACGAAGGCATCGGCGCGCGCCGCGTCTGCGAGCAGGATCGGTCCCCCTGAGCGCGCGACCTGACGCACGATCGTCACCGGGAAACCCGTCGCTTTGCCCAGCGTGTTCTGGTGACCGTTGCGGCCACGGCTCCCGGCAGCAGGGTGAGGGGCCTCATCGTCGCCGGTGGTGCCGCGCTCCCCCCTCACATCGTCCGGGCCGAGGTGGGCCTCGACGGACCAGCGACCATTCCGCTCGACCAGGAGCAGGGCGCGCTCCGCGCCGGCGACCTCGGCGACGATCCGGAGCAGCCGCTCGACGACGCGGGCGAGCACGACCTCCGTCGTGATCGCCTGGGCCGCGCGGATCGCGGCCGTGGCATCGAGCAGCGCGGAGGCGCCCGCGGTGGCCGTGACGGCCGCTTCTCCCCCGGTGACCTCCGCCGACACGCGCCGGGAGAGGCGCTCCTCGAGGCGGCGCACCTTCCCGCCGGCGCCGACGCGGCGGTACGCCG is part of the Chondromyces crocatus genome and encodes:
- a CDS encoding serine/threonine-protein kinase, producing the protein MPLDLSTPVRRFLSLPEAQRVLGPYRLKRQLGRGGFAPVWLAEEVYGDTTLRLAAVKLFGLDARREGEPPEADRAIIDEARRLCQVEHPNIVRFYALPIDEARGVAGLAMEYIAGESLSDRLRDMGPLPVAEVLELGAAMASALAAVHAAGLVHRDLSPTNILIASSLLLGGSGACKLIDFGIAAALPQSRILDGGATAAWARELLLGTDFPEALGGTALSALPDAVQLGPEEIADLAGPLTRVGGKLGYVDPVCWREMRPATMASDLYGLAAVLFVCLTGRIPAAGTGTLRGDVLEGRARAPRLTEVLPGAPPELERLLDTLLDPDPAKRPHSAELVAIELERLRGSLGTRVTALPPEEEGPFRGLERFELQHRDIFFGRRVEIAATIEALRSNGLVSLLGPSGSGKSSLARAGVLPAVTDGALGGPRRWDAAAITPGPDPRNALAAALFHVGLDVSRSPVDVATDMVAWSQREGRGLVLLVDQLEELSTLAGSSSAHVESRVWLIELLSRLGERPLPGIRVLVTARRDLLDPLLAHAALGRALLRGAVLVSPIEDAAWGEVIDAALGSYGYTFEDAALRRELLAALKGSARAMPLVEFAMTRLWSERDQERRQLTREGMRAVGGIAGALQRYAEATFERAEAAGLPTPLLRRLLLALVTLDGTRATRSIEFLVELGAGDEADVRAAITLLERARLLVRERDGVALAHDALLTQWERLRAWLADVQHDRLLAERLERAATHWAEEASDDDLLWRGRSLTAAHELARRGSVTLSLTGSRFLSAALRGRTRRRLAAGVLFAAFNAALIGGIGRYIIDIREEKERALAGESRALEAEHGALAQKEQALAHQALAERTRSELAVLKKSADEERFRYYSALRSLAEALASKESAESLLKQLQQRPKEPSEVPPPAGIPRLPPDQTLLEQVEALIPETPTAPAPVGIEERQDPGLFNLGAAYAALHDGAQRARACRGADGTQRLLRLGVVFGTDGGVENVTPQNPVQDQALVRCIEGAFAGIRVPAFKGVPITAPKTVRLR
- a CDS encoding TetR/AcrR family transcriptional regulator; this encodes MAERGRPRSFDRAVALRQAMKVFWEQGYEGASLGDLTAAMGINRPSLYAAFGCKEALFREAIELYTRTDGSATVRALEEQPTARAAVEAVLRGSARGHASSERPSGCMVVLAANLGAPEHEGVRRYLTNCRRETVHKLCERLERGVAEGELPSDADVEGIAAFYGTVLNGMSIQARDGVPTELLDRSVDYAMAAWDDIVTRPKPKRRRAR
- a CDS encoding phospholipase D-like domain-containing protein: MGFFARLRDRLWALLSPAEVPALAPAVTVSATPEPAVLTSLATAKLKRVERRLEEAEANVEKAMERARRAEQRAKTAEARTVSAGDRARKALQREMEAETRLTQVEERTRRSVQREKEAEARAKAAEERARSTMPREGPSGARSRRDLDELPRSRPASRREPASRTGEETRLRAAEERGRGAEERLRAAEERARNAEERARALEDRLRGAEERAQRGERSAPVHVAEVAFSPGEGCLEMIRTQIQQARRSMDLCVFTVTDDRLAEAILEAHRRGVRVRLITDNDKSMDAGSDVDRLSRAGVPVRMDRTEFHMHHKFAVFDGRLLLTGSYNWTRSAARYNEENLIATGESRLVEPFVREFESLWRRFGPA
- a CDS encoding 2-hydroxychromene-2-carboxylate isomerase translates to MRTLDPAGDRGQDAAMTSQPARIRFYFDIISPYAYLGWTQIHALAERVGAVVDLEPVLFAAMLNHYGNKGPAEVAPKRLYLFKDVLRRAHRLGVPFRSPPHHPFNPLLAMRAASLPLPEVSRRRLIEGLFKAVWAEGQGVEGPEQLGEVATAAGLDGAVIVRDAQGAEAKARLRRQTEEALAAGVFGVPTMLVGEELFWGADSLIEVEAHLRGEDPLQREGAEAFARWVATTPSAQRVPS